From Proteus vulgaris:
TTCAAGGGGCAGCATCATGCTAATTGATATTCATGATTTACATGTTCAATTTGAGCAAGGCAAACAAGCAAAGCATGTTGTAAAAGGGATCAACTTACATGTCCAACAAGGTGAAACCTTTAGCTTGATAGGTCGTTCTGGTTGTGGAAAATCGACTGTTTTACGTGTCATTGCTGGATTATTGCCCCATTGGCAAGGTGACATGTCACTTTTAGGGCAAACCATTAAACCACAACAACGTTTTCAAGGCGCATTGCGCCGTAATGTGCAGATGGTATTTCAAGATCCCTATGCCTCTTTACATCCCCAACACCGTATTGAGCGTGCTTTTTCTGAGCCTTTGAAAATTCATCAAATTTCTTTTGATAACAGCACAATTGAACAGGCATTAGCTCAAGTCGGCTTATCTGCGGATGTGGCAAGTCGTTATCCTCATCAACTCTCTGGTGGGCAACGCCAACGAGTTGCCATTGCAAGAGCCCTTTTGCTACAACCTCAATTGTTATTATTAGATGAACCAACTTCAGCATTGGATATGTCAGTACAAGCCGAGATCTTAAATCTGCTTAATACTCTAAAAAAACAGCATAATATGACTTATTTATTAGTGAGTCATGATGCCGATGTGATTGCTCATATGTCTGATAGAGCCGCATTAATGGAAAATGGCGAATTGACTCAACACTATGATAGAGATGCGTTATCAAAAGGAATTCATCGTCTTGATTAACATAGAAGAAGTGATGCAATAAAAAATCGCAGTATTCAAAAAATACTGCGATTTTTAAAAATGCGACTGTGTTGACGATATTTAAACTAATAAGCCCGGAAAAATAGAACGCAAACCGGTCACAATAAACTCAATACCTAAAGACATTAATAATAATCCCATTATACGGGTTACCACGTTAATTCCCGTTTGTCCCAAGTATTTCACTAACAGTGTTGCACTACGAAAAAGCAACCAACAGCAAAATGCAAAAAAGATACTGGTTGCAGCTAATCCTAAAAAGTTAGTAAAGCCTTCCCAGCGAGAACTCCACACAATACAAGAACTAATTGCCCCAGGCCCTGCCATTAATGGTAACGCTAGAGGCACAACAGCAACACTATTACGTACGGCGGATTCGTTTCGTTCTTGATTGTTTTGTTTATCTTCCCCTAAACGCCCATTTATCATGGTCATGGCAATTGTAACAATCAGCATCCCTCCTGCTATACGAAACGAGTCGATAGAAATACCGAAAATACTCAGTATAGAATCACCAATTAACAGAGATGAAACCAAAATAATTGCAACGGAGCCATTTGCAATTAAGTTTGTTCTGTTTCGCCCCGCATCCGTTTGATAACTCGTCATACTAATAAAAACAGGCAAAATACCAATTGGGTTTACAATCGCAAAAAGACCCACAAAAAACTTAATATAACCGGATAAATCCAGCAGTGACCCCATGAAAAGCCCCTTCTTGGCTAATAAACATGCGAATTATTCTATAAAAGATAGAGTAACTCTAAAAAATCCGCGTTACTTTAAATCAATAAACCAGTTAATTCTATTAGTTAACAAGTTTTTACCTAAAATATTCTCTTGCAAACTGATAAAAACCTAGTGGTTTAATTTTATATCGAAATATTGGGTACGACAAAAAAATCGTTGATGATTTTTTACATATGCTTCTCATTCTCATTTAACACCTTGCTGAAAGGTGTCAGCTTATCAATTTTGTGATATATATCACGTTAATTAATTAGAAAGATGGTAAGCTGTTATCATTCGAAAAAAGAGAGTAACTTTAAAAATATATTTATGTTTATTGTTGTTTTTTTTAAGTTTTTTAAGCAAATTAGGGCCTCTAATTATTATTACTGAAATAAGTACGATGTCATCTATCTAGACTATTCTTATTAATGATGATCAAAACGGCTAATTTGCTTAAAAAATTTAACATTTTATCAGGAGTCTCTTTATGTCTGTAACTAACGTTACTGAACTCAATGATTTGGTTGCTCGTGTAAAAAAAGCTCAACGTGAATTTGCTAACTTCTCTCAAGAACAAGTTGATGCAATTTTCCGCGCTGCTGCATTAGCTGCCGCTGACGCCCGTATTCCTCTGGCAAAATTGGCTGTGAAAGAATCTGGCATGGGTATCGTTGAAGATAAAGTAATTAAAAACCACTTTGCTTCCGAATATATCTACAATGCATATAAAGATGAAAAAACCTGTGGGATCTTATCTGAAGATCTGACTTACGGCACAATGACTATCGCTGAACCTATTGGTATCATTTGCGGTATTGTACCGACCACTAACCCAACTTCTACTGCGATTTTTAAAGCATTAATTAGCTTAAAAACACGTAACGGTATTATTTTCTCGCCACACCCACGCGCTAAAGAAGCAACAAATCGCGCTGCAGAAATCGTTTTAAATGCAGCTATCGCTGCGGGTGCGCCAAAAGACATTATTGGTTGGATTGATGAGCCATCAGTCGCCCTCTCTAACGCATTAATGCACCATGAAGATATCAACCTGATCTTAGCAACAGGTGGTCCAGGCATGGTTAAAGCAGCATATAGTTCAGGTAAACCTGCTATCGGTGTCGGTGCGGGTAATACACCAGTTGTTATTGATGACTCAGCAGATATCAAACGTGCTGTAGCATCAATCTTAATGTCTAAAACCTTCGATAACGGCGTAATTTGTGCGTCAGAACAATCTGTTATCGTTGTTGATAGCATCTATAAACAAGTTCGTGAGCGTTTCTCAACTCACGGCGGTTATATGCTAACAGGCAAAGAATTAAAAGCTGTTCAAGATATCATCTTAAAAGACGGTAACTTAAATGCGGCTATCGTAGGTCAGCCAGCAACAAAAATTGCTGAAATGGCTGGCATTGAAGTGCCTGTAAACACCAAAATTTTAATTGGTGAAGTAAAAGAAACAACCGAAGCAGAGCCATTTGCTCACGAGAAATTATCTCCACTATTAGCAATGTACCACGCTCAAACTTTTGAAGATGCGGTACATAAAGCAGAAAAATTAGTTGAAATGGGTGGTATCGGTCATACATCTTGCTTATATACAGACCAAGATAATTGCCCTGAACATGTTGCCTATTTTGGCGATAAAATGAAAACATCTCGTATCTTAATCAATACTCCAGCATCTCAAGGTGGTATTGGTGACTTATACAACTTTAAACTTGCTCCTTCTCTAACCTTAGGTTGTGGTTCATGGGGTGGTAACTCCATTTCAGAAAACGTAGGGCCAAAACACCTTATCAACACTAAAACCGTGGCGAAAAGAGCAGAAAATATGTTGTGGCATAAACTTCCTAAATCTATTTACTTCCGCCGTGGCTGTTTACCTATCGCACTGGAAGAAATTGCGAGTGACGGTAAAAAACGCGCCTTTATCGTAACCGACGGTTTCTTATTCAATAACGGTTATGTCGATGAAGTAACTCGTGTACTGAAAAAATTTGGTGTTGAAACCGAAGTCTTCTTTGAAGTTGAAGCCGATCCAACATTGAGTGTTGTGCGTAAAGGCGCAGAACAAATGAACAGCTTTAAACCTGACGTGATCATCGCATTAGGTGGTGGTTCACCAATGGATGCTGCAAAAATTATGTGGGTTATGTATGAGCACCCAGAAACTCATTTCGAAGAATTAGCACTACGCTTTATGGATATCCGTAAACGTATTTACAAATTCCCAAAAATGGGTGTGAAAGCACAAATGGTTGCTATCACCACAACATCGGGTACTGGCTCTGAAGTAACACCTTTTGCGGTAGTAACTGATGACGAAACTGGTCAAAAATACCCATTAGCAGACTATGCATTAACACCTGATATGGCTATTGTTGATGCAAACCTTGTTATGAATATGCCTAAATCACTATGTGCATTTGGTGGTTTAGACGCAGTGACTCACGCATTAGAAGCTTATGTTTCTGTATTAGCGAACGAATATTCTGATGGACAAGCACTGCAAGCATTGAAACTACTGAAAGAATATCTGCCAGCAAGTTATCATGAAGGTGCTAAAAACCCAGTTGCTCGTGAACGTGTTCATAATGCGGCAACTATTGCTGGTATTGCTTTTGCAAACGCATTCTTGGGTGTTTGTCACTCAATGGCGCATAAATTAGGCTCTGAATTCCATATTCCTCATGGTTTAGCTAATGCGTTATTAATTTCAAACGTTATTCGTTATAACGCAAATGACAACCCAACAAAACAGACTGCATTTAGCCAATACGACCGCCCTCAAGCTCGTCGTCGCTATGCAGAAATTGCTGACCACTTAGAGCTTTCTGCACCGGGTGATCGTACTGCGGCTAAGATTGAAAAATTATTAGCATGGTTAGAAGAAATGAAATCTTCATTAGGTATTCCATCTTCTATTCGTGAAGCAGGCGTCCAAGAAAGTGATTTCTTAGCAAGAATTGATAAGTTATCTGAAGATGCATTTGATGATCAGTGTACTGGTGCTAACCCACGTTACCCACTGATCTCTGAACTGAAACAACTATTATTAGATTCTTACTACGGTCGTGAATTTAATGAACATCCTGTTGTGGAAGTAAAGGAAGAATCAAAACCAGCTAAAAAAAGCAGTAAAAAATAATCGAGACACTCTGTGTTAGTCAGATCCTCAAATTCGATTATTTATTGTTAATAAAAATCTGCTAATGAAGTGCCCTTATAAATTTGGGCACTTTTAATAAAACGGCTTGTAAGGCCTGATTTCGATATTCAATCGGGATCAGGCCTTTTAATTTTGTTTTACCACTGATCGTGGCTTAGCGATTTTTTAACCACAAAATATAAGTAGTTATCCTTAACCAACATCTATTATTTTTTTATTAAAAATAAGGTTTTGGATGTTTAAGCCTATATGGCTTTAAATGAAGTGCTAAGCCATTTTCTTTTTCATCCACCCCTTTGCATTAGCCATCCGAAAAAAAGCCGCCTGTGTAGGTTACAGCGCTCGTCTAACTCCTCACCTTCTTCATTAGTTAGCATAATAATTTTATTTTAAACTAATTATCTTTATCGGATGGATCTAAAAAGATATTTTAAAACTAAGACCACCGTTTTTCGTCCACTGTGAGTTTTATTCTCATTAGACAAAAGAAGAAAGATGAACATTTCGATCCATTTAGCTTTTAAATAACGATCAAAATATATTGATATAAAATATTCCCACATCAACGTTATTAATAACATTCACTTTATAAAGCACATAGTTTCAATAAAATATTATCAAAATACTGTATGCGTATTGATAAAGTAATAACCTGACAAAAGGTCGCTATTCGTACACTTAACGGTTTGACTTACTCCTTTAGGAGTATAAAAAGCGCAATTCCTTTCTTGTATTAAAATTCATAGAGTGAGATCTTTTATTTATTAGATAATGATTCAGATGAACCAATAAGCGCCACCAATGAGACTCGATATAAATGTTTCATTATGTTAAGCATAGATAATAGAAATAGATTTATAGCCCATTATGACTATCTTTATTCAATTTTATTAAACTATGAATAATATTAGTATATCAAATGTTTTTACGTCTTATCATTTGTAAAAAACAATGTCAGCATCACAAAATAGACACCCTACGTATATTTGATTATGTTTTTTTTGATTAATGATAATGAAATCTATGAAATGAATAAATTTTCTCTTAAAAAAAGAATATTTCTTTACATAAGGACACCAGAATGGCCAATTTTTGATATAAAAAAAGCCAATAAATTGGCTAAATTTAAAAAATAGATAAACATTTTTTAGTATTAAGTAATATAAGCTTTTATTTGGATACTAATTTTAATCCCTCTTTCATCATTATAAATACGCAAAAGAGGGAAATGAAAAAGGTTACTCTTGTTCAATACTCCCTTTTAGCGTTGCCTGAGTATAATGCTTACGGCAAACTGAAACATATTTTTCATTTCCGCCAATTTCAACTTGAGCACCATCGCTCAGCACATTTCCTTTATCATCTAAGCGTAATACTTTATTTGCTTTTCTACCGCAGTAACACACTGTTTTAAGCTCTACTAACTTATCTGCCCACGCTAATAAATAAGCACTACCTGTAAATAACTCACCTCTAAAATCTGTTCTTAAACCATAAGTAAGAACTGGAATATCATAGGTGTCCGTTATTTCGCAAAGTTGTTCTACATGAGCCTTACTTAAAAATTGGCATTCATCAATTAATACACAATGAATAGGTTGTTTGTTATGCTCAGCAACAATAACATCACGAATATTCATATCATCACTGAAGAGCAATGCATCAGCACTTAAGCCAATTCTTGAACTAATTTTTCCCTTTGCAAAGCGTGTATCAATAGCCGCTGTAAAAATCAATGTACGCATTCCTCGCTCATTATAGTTATAAGAGGATTGCAATAAAGATGTTGATTTTCCAGCATTCATAGCTGAATAATAAAAGTAAAGCTGAGCCATCAGCTCTCTCCTTAAATAGTGTTTATTTTCACGGGCGACAGTCTAACATAAACAGTCTGCAAGTTATCAATAACAAGTATTTATTACCTTTATTTCTATTCTAGATATACCATTCAAAGATGAGACTCATTGTTAATGCTAATTTTTGCCTAAAAAATAAATAGCTTTAATAAGTACTTAACATATTAAAACACGCCTTGATATACGTTTATTAAAGTATGAAAGTTAAC
This genomic window contains:
- a CDS encoding YchE family NAAT transporter, with the translated sequence MGSLLDLSGYIKFFVGLFAIVNPIGILPVFISMTSYQTDAGRNRTNLIANGSVAIILVSSLLIGDSILSIFGISIDSFRIAGGMLIVTIAMTMINGRLGEDKQNNQERNESAVRNSVAVVPLALPLMAGPGAISSCIVWSSRWEGFTNFLGLAATSIFFAFCCWLLFRSATLLVKYLGQTGINVVTRIMGLLLMSLGIEFIVTGLRSIFPGLLV
- the adhE gene encoding bifunctional acetaldehyde-CoA/alcohol dehydrogenase, with translation MSVTNVTELNDLVARVKKAQREFANFSQEQVDAIFRAAALAAADARIPLAKLAVKESGMGIVEDKVIKNHFASEYIYNAYKDEKTCGILSEDLTYGTMTIAEPIGIICGIVPTTNPTSTAIFKALISLKTRNGIIFSPHPRAKEATNRAAEIVLNAAIAAGAPKDIIGWIDEPSVALSNALMHHEDINLILATGGPGMVKAAYSSGKPAIGVGAGNTPVVIDDSADIKRAVASILMSKTFDNGVICASEQSVIVVDSIYKQVRERFSTHGGYMLTGKELKAVQDIILKDGNLNAAIVGQPATKIAEMAGIEVPVNTKILIGEVKETTEAEPFAHEKLSPLLAMYHAQTFEDAVHKAEKLVEMGGIGHTSCLYTDQDNCPEHVAYFGDKMKTSRILINTPASQGGIGDLYNFKLAPSLTLGCGSWGGNSISENVGPKHLINTKTVAKRAENMLWHKLPKSIYFRRGCLPIALEEIASDGKKRAFIVTDGFLFNNGYVDEVTRVLKKFGVETEVFFEVEADPTLSVVRKGAEQMNSFKPDVIIALGGGSPMDAAKIMWVMYEHPETHFEELALRFMDIRKRIYKFPKMGVKAQMVAITTTSGTGSEVTPFAVVTDDETGQKYPLADYALTPDMAIVDANLVMNMPKSLCAFGGLDAVTHALEAYVSVLANEYSDGQALQALKLLKEYLPASYHEGAKNPVARERVHNAATIAGIAFANAFLGVCHSMAHKLGSEFHIPHGLANALLISNVIRYNANDNPTKQTAFSQYDRPQARRRYAEIADHLELSAPGDRTAAKIEKLLAWLEEMKSSLGIPSSIREAGVQESDFLARIDKLSEDAFDDQCTGANPRYPLISELKQLLLDSYYGREFNEHPVVEVKEESKPAKKSSKK
- a CDS encoding ABC transporter ATP-binding protein; the protein is MLIDIHDLHVQFEQGKQAKHVVKGINLHVQQGETFSLIGRSGCGKSTVLRVIAGLLPHWQGDMSLLGQTIKPQQRFQGALRRNVQMVFQDPYASLHPQHRIERAFSEPLKIHQISFDNSTIEQALAQVGLSADVASRYPHQLSGGQRQRVAIARALLLQPQLLLLDEPTSALDMSVQAEILNLLNTLKKQHNMTYLLVSHDADVIAHMSDRAALMENGELTQHYDRDALSKGIHRLD
- a CDS encoding thymidine kinase, with the translated sequence MAQLYFYYSAMNAGKSTSLLQSSYNYNERGMRTLIFTAAIDTRFAKGKISSRIGLSADALLFSDDMNIRDVIVAEHNKQPIHCVLIDECQFLSKAHVEQLCEITDTYDIPVLTYGLRTDFRGELFTGSAYLLAWADKLVELKTVCYCGRKANKVLRLDDKGNVLSDGAQVEIGGNEKYVSVCRKHYTQATLKGSIEQE